From a single Pirellulales bacterium genomic region:
- the rpsP gene encoding 30S ribosomal protein S16, with the protein MKRFGRKHRSFFRICATNSRQPRDGEVLEELGTYDPMVPDTDARALLDGERIKYWLSVGAQPSDKVRVLIKKYGLDGTHVAAQTDARARLAMPKVVPPAPPLPEPPKKPEPEAVAEVSDESGPTDAAEAAAAEPAAEEAAG; encoded by the coding sequence ATGAAACGATTCGGCCGGAAGCACCGCTCGTTCTTCCGCATCTGCGCGACCAACTCGCGGCAGCCGCGCGACGGCGAGGTGTTGGAAGAATTGGGCACGTATGACCCGATGGTGCCGGACACCGACGCCCGGGCCCTGCTCGACGGCGAGCGGATCAAGTACTGGCTTAGCGTCGGCGCGCAGCCCAGCGACAAGGTGCGCGTGCTGATCAAGAAGTACGGTCTCGACGGCACGCACGTCGCGGCACAGACCGACGCCCGCGCGCGGCTGGCCATGCCGAAGGTCGTACCGCCGGCACCGCCGCTGCCCGAGCCGCCGAAGAAGCCCGAACCGGAAGCCGTTGCCGAGGTTAGTGACGAGTCCGGCCCGACCGATGCCGCGGAAGCCGCGGCCGCGGAACCGGCCGCCGAGGAGGCCGCCGGCTGA
- the trmD gene encoding tRNA (guanosine(37)-N1)-methyltransferase TrmD, translating to MRFDVLTLFPGMFSGYLNESLLKAAIEQGLIDVRLHNIRDWAEGKHQRVDDRPYGGGPGMVLMVKPVVECVEAVQAESGTQPGHVVLLRPQGRRLTQAVIEELAEKPRLVLICGRYEGFDERVIDILAPDEVSIGDYVLNGGEVAAMVVIDAVMRLLPGVLGHEDSSREDSFSGTERLLEHEQYTRPREFRGRSVPEILLTGNHGQIAQWRRQQQELRTRSREAQPPGIHPAQPEAASPNQPEERTP from the coding sequence ATGCGGTTCGATGTCTTGACCCTGTTTCCCGGGATGTTCTCGGGCTACTTGAACGAGAGCCTGTTGAAGGCCGCGATCGAGCAAGGGTTGATCGACGTTCGGTTGCACAACATCCGCGACTGGGCAGAGGGCAAACATCAGCGCGTCGACGATCGGCCCTATGGCGGTGGACCCGGCATGGTCCTGATGGTCAAGCCGGTGGTGGAGTGTGTCGAAGCGGTGCAGGCCGAATCAGGCACGCAACCAGGCCATGTCGTGCTGCTGCGGCCGCAAGGCCGCCGGCTGACGCAGGCGGTGATCGAGGAACTGGCCGAGAAGCCACGGCTCGTACTGATTTGTGGGAGATACGAAGGATTTGACGAACGCGTGATCGACATCCTCGCGCCCGACGAGGTGTCGATCGGCGACTATGTGCTCAACGGGGGCGAAGTCGCTGCGATGGTTGTGATCGACGCGGTCATGCGATTGCTGCCCGGCGTGTTAGGACACGAAGACAGTAGCCGCGAGGATTCGTTTTCGGGCACAGAACGACTCTTGGAGCATGAACAATACACCCGGCCGCGCGAGTTCCGCGGCCGAAGCGTGCCCGAGATCCTGCTGACTGGCAACCACGGCCAGATCGCCCAATGGCGCCGTCAGCAACAGGAGCTCCGGACGCGCAGTCGCGAGGCGCAGCCGCCGGGCATCCATCCGGCACAGCCCGAAGCGGCCTCCCCGAACCAACCTGAAGAAAGGACCCCCTGA
- the rplS gene encoding 50S ribosomal protein L19, whose product MTHKILSLVEKSSLRPDKPKFEIGDTVDVHTRILEGDKERIQIFNGVVIARAGAGSRETFTVRRIVQGEGVERKFPLHSPKIAKIEVKRSGVVRRAKLYYLRDRVGKAVRLTEKRTDRGGKDKKASV is encoded by the coding sequence ATGACACACAAGATTCTTTCGCTCGTGGAGAAATCGAGCCTCCGCCCGGACAAGCCGAAATTCGAGATCGGCGACACGGTCGACGTCCATACCCGGATCTTGGAAGGCGACAAGGAGCGAATCCAGATCTTCAATGGTGTGGTGATCGCCCGCGCCGGGGCCGGCAGCCGCGAGACGTTTACCGTGCGCCGCATCGTGCAGGGCGAAGGGGTGGAGCGCAAGTTCCCCTTGCACTCGCCGAAAATCGCCAAGATCGAGGTCAAGCGCTCGGGTGTTGTCCGCCGGGCCAAGCTCTACTACCTGCGCGACCGCGTGGGCAAGGCGGTGCGGCTGACCGAGAAGCGCACCGATCGAGGCGGCAAGGACAAGAAGGCCAGCGTGTAA
- a CDS encoding YraN family protein, with protein sequence MLRLVPEAWRQSLPLGRRGERAAARYLRRLGYKIVAQGDRSRPGELDLVAVDGRTVVFVEVKTRSSHRRGHPAEAVGPEKQRRLARLALVYLKAHGLLACAARFDVVAVTWPAGRRPSIEHFRNAFSPPGRGQLYS encoded by the coding sequence ATGCTGCGGCTCGTCCCGGAAGCCTGGCGGCAATCGCTGCCCTTGGGGCGACGCGGTGAGCGCGCCGCGGCGCGCTATTTGCGCCGGCTGGGCTACAAGATCGTGGCTCAGGGCGACCGTTCGCGACCAGGCGAACTCGACTTGGTGGCGGTCGACGGCCGCACCGTCGTGTTTGTCGAAGTGAAGACGCGCAGCTCGCATCGCCGGGGCCACCCTGCCGAGGCGGTTGGTCCGGAAAAACAACGCCGCCTGGCACGCCTTGCGCTGGTTTATCTCAAGGCACACGGCCTCTTGGCGTGCGCCGCACGGTTCGACGTGGTTGCCGTGACCTGGCCGGCGGGCAGGCGGCCGTCGATCGAGCATTTTCGCAATGCCTTCTCGCCGCCGGGACGCGGGCAGCTCTACAGCTGA
- a CDS encoding tetratricopeptide repeat protein produces MSSTAGKQTVRRELRYAPLALALVVVVVFGRTLAFDFCGYDDQVYVSANERVMRPSWGAFAAFWTAPYHGVYIPAGYSLYLAISAAAVALGHGTRETADPLLFHAAAVALHALATVLVFALLTRLGTSRRAAGCGAALFAVHPVQVESVAWISGLPGLLGTCLALGAMILFLDLRAATSHGRTVRGVAGGRYAAATALFVLATVAKPLVVMVPAIVGLLDVAWFRRPWQSALALLLPWLGAAFAVTCVTIGEQTDASMLLANPWPWRPVIALDALGFYLACLVWPWRLVPDYGRTPQALIAALPAQSGYIAATVLVVLGSAVLAWKTRNRAAWIVPVVFALSVAPVLGLVTFGHQDISTVADRYLYLAMLPVAWLLALVVDHRRAENARWTLVLGGCLVLLAGVSFQQQSLWRDPVTLAEGVLRTNPASWIFASIRAEQLDDDPAVAAALYQEAARRNPQSLSALHNLGKWYHNAGQFDDAFACYERALALAPGQTRIMNSVGMARAARGELVQGIEMFRRVLAADPSYVYARINLADALAATGDFSQAAREMNDAARRDQTASLYSRAALLWVQAGQPTEAEACFRAALRLDTRDPAMHAQLAQVLLQTNRTDAAVDHLRRACRLAPQRTELRINLATALLQMGRADEAERELRATLHEHPRDANAHYNLGAILSRRGQHAAAAAEFRAALDAQPTLLEARLSLAATLASLGQLAAAVAESQRALADHPDSALAHHQLALLLDQQGRRNEALAHLRKAIEIAPNYTAARQDLQRIEAGS; encoded by the coding sequence GTGTCAAGTACCGCCGGCAAGCAGACGGTTCGCCGCGAACTGCGTTACGCGCCGCTCGCGTTGGCGTTGGTCGTGGTCGTCGTGTTCGGCCGCACGCTCGCGTTCGACTTCTGCGGCTATGACGATCAGGTCTATGTTAGCGCCAACGAGCGCGTGATGCGGCCTTCTTGGGGGGCGTTCGCCGCCTTCTGGACGGCGCCATATCACGGTGTATACATCCCGGCCGGATATTCGCTGTACCTGGCGATCTCGGCGGCAGCCGTGGCCCTGGGCCACGGCACGCGCGAGACGGCCGACCCGCTCCTCTTTCATGCCGCGGCTGTCGCCCTGCATGCCCTGGCCACGGTCCTGGTGTTTGCGCTCCTGACGCGCCTCGGCACATCGCGCCGTGCAGCAGGTTGCGGCGCAGCCTTGTTTGCTGTGCACCCGGTGCAGGTGGAAAGCGTGGCGTGGATTTCCGGGCTGCCAGGGCTGCTTGGCACGTGCCTCGCACTGGGGGCGATGATTCTGTTTCTTGATTTGCGCGCTGCTACCAGCCACGGTCGAACGGTGCGTGGCGTCGCCGGGGGACGCTATGCAGCTGCGACGGCGCTGTTCGTGTTGGCGACCGTCGCCAAGCCGCTGGTCGTAATGGTGCCGGCGATCGTGGGTCTGCTCGATGTCGCCTGGTTTCGGCGTCCCTGGCAATCGGCCTTGGCCCTGCTGTTGCCCTGGCTGGGCGCGGCATTCGCCGTGACTTGCGTCACGATCGGCGAGCAGACCGACGCCTCGATGCTGCTCGCAAATCCCTGGCCTTGGAGGCCGGTGATCGCGCTCGATGCCCTGGGGTTCTATCTCGCCTGCCTGGTCTGGCCCTGGCGATTGGTCCCGGACTACGGCCGCACGCCCCAGGCACTGATTGCCGCGCTGCCGGCGCAGAGTGGTTACATCGCGGCAACCGTGCTCGTGGTGCTTGGCTCGGCCGTGCTCGCCTGGAAGACTCGCAACCGCGCCGCCTGGATCGTTCCCGTGGTGTTTGCGTTGTCAGTGGCACCGGTGCTCGGGCTCGTGACGTTCGGCCATCAAGACATTTCAACCGTGGCCGACCGTTATTTGTATCTCGCCATGCTTCCCGTCGCGTGGCTCTTGGCACTCGTCGTCGATCATCGCCGTGCGGAGAACGCCCGCTGGACCCTCGTGCTTGGCGGCTGCCTGGTACTGCTGGCCGGGGTCTCCTTCCAGCAGCAGAGCCTCTGGCGAGATCCCGTTACGCTGGCCGAAGGAGTCTTGCGCACAAACCCAGCGAGTTGGATCTTTGCGTCGATTCGGGCAGAGCAACTCGACGACGACCCTGCGGTAGCGGCCGCACTTTACCAAGAGGCCGCTCGGCGAAACCCGCAGAGTCTCAGTGCCTTGCACAACCTGGGCAAGTGGTACCACAACGCGGGCCAGTTCGACGACGCATTCGCCTGTTACGAGCGAGCCCTGGCTCTGGCGCCCGGGCAAACGCGGATCATGAATTCCGTCGGCATGGCACGGGCCGCTCGCGGCGAGCTTGTGCAGGGGATCGAGATGTTTCGCCGGGTGTTGGCGGCCGACCCCAGCTATGTCTATGCCCGAATCAATCTGGCCGACGCGCTCGCCGCGACGGGGGACTTTTCGCAAGCGGCCCGCGAGATGAACGACGCCGCCCGACGCGACCAGACCGCGAGCCTCTACTCGCGTGCTGCGTTGCTCTGGGTCCAGGCCGGGCAACCGACCGAAGCCGAGGCCTGCTTCCGCGCCGCGCTGCGCCTCGATACGCGCGACCCGGCGATGCACGCGCAGCTGGCCCAGGTGCTGCTGCAGACCAATCGGACAGACGCAGCCGTGGATCATCTGCGTCGAGCCTGCCGTTTGGCGCCCCAGCGCACAGAGCTGCGCATCAATCTGGCCACCGCCTTGTTGCAAATGGGCCGCGCCGACGAGGCCGAGCGCGAGCTGCGGGCCACATTGCACGAACACCCTCGCGATGCGAACGCACACTACAACCTGGGGGCGATCCTCTCGCGCCGGGGGCAGCACGCCGCGGCTGCGGCCGAGTTTCGTGCCGCACTGGACGCCCAGCCCACGTTGCTCGAAGCGCGACTCTCGCTGGCCGCGACCTTGGCATCGCTGGGACAACTGGCCGCAGCCGTGGCCGAGTCGCAACGAGCCCTGGCCGACCATCCCGATTCGGCGCTGGCACATCATCAACTGGCACTGTTGCTCGACCAGCAAGGACGGCGCAACGAGGCGCTCGCTCATTTGCGCAAGGCCATCGAAATCGCGCCCAACTACACGGCCGCCAGGCAGGACCTGCAGCGGATCGAGGCCGGGAGCTAA
- a CDS encoding tetratricopeptide repeat protein: protein MTATPRLADPPPSASPSWQVAAAVICAAILLVYGTALTAEFISWDDPVNVTSNKVLHQPWYVALAYFWTRPFADLYVPVTYTSWLIESRLTELAFGVAADEIAQRPVLFHGANLVWHALASCGVWQLLRYLVHHRLAALVGALCFALHPLHVESVAWVTEAKGLLSAAFAVWAIVLWLPAEVRTEPANRCQHRPGWALASYVLSLLAKPSAVVVPLIALAIDRFLAVRPARRSLASVAPWLLAAALCSLITQQIQTTLVTELPKLGFGERAQVAATALRFYVVKTVAPAGLSPDYGATPQQVLATASALDFAVPVAVTCAAFLLPGRKRWLAAWLIFVAALLPVLGLVPFNYQQFSTTADRYAYLALIAPAWMVAAVCARLPRRWLATIGVLLLVTLSVLSFRQTLLWHDDRALFQHAYELNPRSWVACNALGHAAVRRGEWSEAERWYREAAAIQPAAAGAYVNLGRICELQGHTDEAVAYYRKALVLRPDYPKAIEALQRLGQVRSGP, encoded by the coding sequence GTGACCGCAACGCCCCGTCTTGCCGATCCGCCGCCGTCCGCAAGTCCGTCGTGGCAAGTAGCGGCCGCGGTCATCTGCGCGGCGATTTTGCTCGTCTACGGCACGGCGCTGACTGCCGAGTTCATCAGCTGGGACGACCCGGTCAACGTCACCTCGAATAAGGTCCTGCACCAACCGTGGTACGTGGCCCTGGCGTACTTCTGGACCCGGCCGTTTGCCGATCTCTACGTGCCTGTCACCTATACCTCCTGGTTGATCGAGTCGCGGCTCACCGAACTGGCCTTCGGTGTCGCGGCCGACGAGATCGCACAACGCCCGGTCTTGTTCCACGGCGCAAACCTGGTGTGGCATGCGCTGGCGTCCTGCGGCGTCTGGCAACTCCTGCGGTACCTGGTCCACCATCGTCTGGCAGCCCTGGTCGGCGCATTGTGTTTTGCCCTGCATCCGTTGCACGTCGAAAGCGTCGCCTGGGTCACCGAAGCCAAGGGTTTGCTCTCGGCAGCGTTTGCCGTATGGGCCATCGTCTTGTGGCTGCCGGCCGAGGTACGAACTGAGCCGGCGAACCGCTGTCAGCATCGCCCTGGGTGGGCGCTGGCGAGTTACGTTCTCAGCCTGCTTGCCAAACCCTCAGCAGTTGTCGTGCCGCTGATCGCGTTGGCAATCGACCGCTTCCTGGCGGTCCGCCCGGCGCGGCGCAGCCTGGCGAGCGTCGCGCCGTGGCTGCTGGCCGCCGCGCTGTGCTCGCTGATCACTCAGCAAATCCAAACGACACTGGTCACCGAATTGCCCAAGCTCGGCTTCGGCGAGCGCGCGCAAGTTGCCGCAACGGCCTTGCGATTTTACGTCGTCAAGACGGTCGCACCCGCCGGACTCTCGCCGGATTACGGCGCCACGCCGCAGCAAGTGCTCGCCACGGCCAGCGCGCTCGATTTCGCCGTGCCGGTCGCCGTGACTTGCGCAGCCTTCTTGCTCCCGGGGCGAAAGCGCTGGCTGGCGGCCTGGCTGATCTTCGTGGCGGCGCTGTTGCCGGTTCTGGGCTTGGTGCCGTTCAACTACCAGCAGTTTTCTACCACCGCCGATCGCTACGCCTACCTGGCGTTGATTGCGCCGGCATGGATGGTCGCGGCCGTCTGCGCTCGCCTGCCGCGAAGATGGCTGGCGACCATCGGCGTGCTGCTCCTTGTCACGCTCAGTGTGCTGAGCTTTCGGCAGACCTTGCTTTGGCACGACGACCGAGCGCTGTTCCAGCATGCTTATGAGCTGAATCCGCGCAGTTGGGTCGCTTGCAATGCGCTTGGTCACGCGGCCGTCCGTCGCGGCGAATGGTCCGAGGCCGAACGCTGGTACCGAGAGGCCGCGGCGATTCAGCCCGCTGCCGCGGGAGCCTACGTCAACCTTGGACGAATCTGCGAACTGCAAGGGCACACCGACGAGGCCGTCGCCTACTACCGCAAGGCTCTCGTCCTCCGGCCCGATTACCCCAAGGCCATCGAGGCCCTCCAGCGGCTGGGCCAGGTACGTTCCGGCCCCTGA
- a CDS encoding tetratricopeptide repeat protein, translating to MALTTVALYARVATYPFLEYDDQDYVWRNDMVSHGFSTAGWRWAWTTRHAGNWHPLTWLSHMLDCQLFGVERPGAHHLVNVGLHAANAYLVFAVLVSLTRTVGSSALVAALFAVHPLAVESVAWVAERKNLLAMMFCLLAIGAYTRFARGGGPRWYGVVWLCFALSLMAKPTWVTLPMALLLLDYWPLERLGTSTWRSRVVEKLPLLVLTLASCWLTLDAQQVARADTETLPLAVRLANASVAYVEYLRQAIWPVDLAVLYPHARGGLPAWQVVGSGAVLVLITVAAWSQRKPRPQLLVGWLWYLGTLVPVMGVVQVGMQAHADRYTYGPLLGVFGAVVCLAAELARRGRLWRMAVVAVASAAVVSLAAVTYVQAGYWRAEHALFQRCLDVGQESGVAHMNVALALLRERQPAESIAHFEAAARLEPGRLEIHLALAQALLELGNPAAAHRALDRAFELDADSARAWFFRGQAFRAENRLLEAEQAFARAVELGLGNVAGYFNLGIVRLSLGDRAGGVAALEEALRQAPDDAEIQAILARERGR from the coding sequence TTGGCATTGACCACCGTGGCGTTGTATGCCCGAGTGGCCACTTACCCCTTCCTGGAGTACGACGATCAAGACTACGTCTGGCGAAACGACATGGTCAGCCATGGTTTTTCAACGGCAGGCTGGCGGTGGGCCTGGACGACTCGGCATGCCGGCAATTGGCACCCGCTGACCTGGTTGTCGCATATGCTCGACTGCCAATTGTTCGGCGTTGAGCGCCCGGGTGCCCACCATTTGGTCAATGTTGGGCTGCATGCGGCAAACGCGTATCTGGTATTTGCCGTCTTGGTGTCGTTGACCAGAACGGTCGGGTCGAGCGCCCTGGTCGCCGCGCTGTTTGCGGTGCACCCACTTGCGGTCGAAAGCGTGGCCTGGGTGGCCGAGCGCAAGAACCTGCTGGCGATGATGTTTTGCCTGCTGGCCATCGGGGCCTATACGCGCTTCGCCCGCGGTGGTGGGCCGCGTTGGTACGGGGTCGTGTGGCTGTGCTTTGCCTTGAGCCTCATGGCCAAGCCGACTTGGGTCACCTTGCCGATGGCTCTCCTACTGCTTGACTATTGGCCGCTGGAGCGCCTGGGTACATCGACCTGGCGAAGCCGGGTTGTCGAAAAGCTGCCGTTGTTGGTGCTCACCCTGGCCTCTTGCTGGCTCACGCTCGACGCACAACAGGTTGCTCGAGCCGATACCGAGACACTGCCGCTGGCCGTGCGGCTCGCCAACGCATCCGTGGCATACGTCGAGTATCTTCGTCAAGCGATCTGGCCCGTGGATCTGGCCGTGCTCTATCCGCATGCGCGCGGCGGGTTGCCGGCCTGGCAGGTGGTTGGTAGTGGCGCGGTGCTCGTGTTGATTACCGTCGCGGCTTGGTCGCAGCGAAAGCCGCGCCCTCAACTCCTCGTCGGGTGGCTGTGGTACTTGGGGACCCTGGTGCCAGTGATGGGCGTTGTGCAGGTCGGGATGCAGGCGCACGCCGATCGGTATACGTATGGTCCGCTTCTGGGCGTTTTTGGCGCGGTGGTCTGCCTGGCGGCCGAGTTGGCCCGTCGTGGGCGGCTCTGGCGAATGGCCGTGGTCGCCGTAGCGAGCGCGGCCGTCGTCTCGCTGGCTGCAGTGACCTACGTGCAAGCGGGCTATTGGCGCGCTGAGCATGCCCTGTTTCAGCGCTGTCTCGACGTGGGCCAGGAGAGCGGCGTTGCGCACATGAACGTGGCTCTCGCGCTATTGCGCGAGCGCCAGCCGGCTGAGTCGATTGCCCACTTCGAGGCGGCCGCCCGACTGGAGCCGGGTCGCCTCGAAATCCACCTGGCCCTGGCCCAGGCGCTGCTGGAACTGGGCAATCCGGCCGCGGCCCATCGTGCGCTCGATCGGGCCTTCGAACTCGATGCGGATAGTGCCCGCGCCTGGTTTTTCCGCGGTCAGGCTTTTCGCGCCGAGAATCGTTTGCTTGAAGCAGAACAAGCATTTGCGCGCGCCGTCGAGCTGGGCCTCGGCAACGTAGCCGGCTATTTCAACTTGGGGATCGTCCGGCTGAGTTTGGGCGATCGGGCCGGCGGTGTCGCCGCGCTCGAAGAGGCCTTGCGACAGGCACCCGACGATGCGGAAATCCAGGCGATTCTGGCCCGCGAGCGCGGCCGCTAG
- a CDS encoding tetratricopeptide repeat protein — protein sequence MSQAKRYFDALTGVRAAMMYLVFLCHYNFVDPRIFGEVLYRFSREFHVGVPVFYVLSGFLIYYRYGHQLTRMSWRWGLQYLQNRAARIYPIYFFALTYTYLVRGLPRWFDHGYLRVDWRETLVTYTLTQSFFPDLVHKGIAQAWTLTIEETFYFLAPVLFLLAHLGINLLGRGMKPLAVQARWAADVVDGLSIAGVCFLVGASGVALAEVYRAYFPQYDPLKHVYGRTLCGTIACFGSGMYLARVVLRYGRELPSGRRPYWTYLGACAAIGVVFITSQLWVFVDPATLSAGKVPRGVDHPLGAILVFWVFPVFVASTMWGLMTEESRLRRVLGHPLLVLLGGSSYVFYLIHLGVVHDQIQQRVTENYVLRFLLLNLIAVTGFVLVERPANLFLKHLGHRRPEGQDKSTDGEQGFLHMSSLVFPWPVYLVIAGIVLTIEMLPRFLAAEYSPSKVDGWLFREDGVYESAEAVLCLLGAVAFLWIAARVRSGEGDEPPQRNDRIWHYVFGAVCIFMFGEEISWGQRLLGFSTPDWMNRQNFQGEFTLHNMKVFQPGQTTNVMQATWLLGMLFYLGILPWARFAFAPVRELLDRWGIPVPSWPIALVTLGWFIIYASGGYTSSEVLELVIVFLFGCVAAESFFRFRGALGVQEARILGATLAVVAALFLVSIPLQGGDSDLPSVRSMNLTRQAADEYKENNLDDARQHYEEALKIWEGNGMACYGLGRVLMLQGDTAKAIEQFGRAVQLEPEYQEAKEQLALAYWKDGRVADAIRTLQSIIAENEQHLGATNFLAWLWATTPDQSLRNGKQAVELARRVCNAGKQTPATYLDTLAAALAETGDFESAISTARRAVQVALEEGNVALAAKIQDRVALYEIKQPYREVSGK from the coding sequence ATGTCTCAAGCCAAACGCTATTTCGATGCGTTGACCGGCGTGCGCGCAGCGATGATGTACCTGGTATTCCTCTGCCACTACAACTTTGTCGACCCGCGGATTTTCGGCGAGGTGCTCTACCGTTTCTCGCGCGAGTTCCACGTCGGCGTGCCGGTCTTCTACGTGCTGAGCGGGTTCTTGATCTACTACCGCTACGGGCATCAATTGACGCGCATGTCGTGGCGCTGGGGCCTGCAGTACCTGCAAAACCGCGCCGCGCGGATCTACCCGATCTACTTCTTCGCGTTGACCTACACCTACCTGGTGCGCGGCCTGCCACGCTGGTTCGACCACGGCTACTTGCGCGTTGATTGGCGCGAGACGCTCGTCACCTATACGCTCACCCAGTCGTTCTTCCCCGACCTGGTGCACAAAGGCATCGCCCAGGCCTGGACGCTGACGATTGAAGAGACGTTCTACTTCCTGGCACCCGTATTATTCCTGCTGGCCCACCTGGGCATTAATTTGCTGGGCCGGGGCATGAAGCCGCTGGCCGTCCAGGCACGCTGGGCGGCAGACGTCGTCGATGGTCTCTCGATCGCCGGCGTGTGCTTCTTGGTGGGGGCTTCGGGCGTGGCGCTGGCCGAGGTCTACCGGGCGTACTTTCCGCAATACGATCCGCTGAAGCATGTCTACGGTCGCACGTTGTGCGGCACGATCGCCTGTTTCGGCAGCGGTATGTACCTGGCGCGCGTGGTGCTGCGCTACGGGCGCGAATTGCCCTCCGGAAGGCGGCCCTATTGGACGTACCTAGGCGCGTGCGCAGCGATCGGCGTCGTGTTTATCACGTCGCAGCTCTGGGTCTTTGTCGACCCGGCAACGCTGTCCGCGGGCAAAGTTCCCCGCGGGGTCGATCACCCCTTGGGTGCGATCCTGGTATTCTGGGTGTTCCCGGTGTTCGTGGCCAGTACGATGTGGGGCCTAATGACCGAGGAGAGCCGGCTGCGGCGAGTGCTCGGCCACCCGCTGCTGGTCCTGCTGGGGGGAAGTTCCTATGTTTTCTACCTGATCCACTTGGGGGTGGTGCACGATCAGATTCAGCAGCGCGTCACCGAGAATTACGTGCTGCGGTTCTTGTTGTTGAACCTGATCGCGGTGACCGGGTTCGTGCTGGTGGAGCGGCCGGCCAACCTGTTTCTCAAGCACCTCGGGCACCGCCGGCCCGAGGGTCAGGACAAATCGACTGACGGCGAGCAAGGGTTTTTGCACATGTCGAGTCTCGTGTTTCCTTGGCCGGTCTACCTGGTGATCGCGGGCATCGTCCTGACGATCGAAATGCTGCCGCGGTTCCTGGCCGCTGAATACTCGCCGAGCAAGGTCGACGGCTGGCTGTTTCGCGAGGACGGCGTTTACGAGTCGGCCGAGGCCGTGCTGTGTCTTTTGGGGGCCGTGGCCTTCCTTTGGATCGCCGCCCGCGTACGCAGCGGTGAAGGCGACGAGCCACCCCAGCGGAACGACCGCATCTGGCATTATGTGTTTGGCGCCGTCTGCATTTTCATGTTCGGCGAGGAAATCAGTTGGGGGCAGCGACTGTTGGGATTCAGCACGCCCGATTGGATGAACCGTCAGAATTTTCAGGGTGAGTTCACGCTGCACAATATGAAGGTTTTTCAGCCGGGCCAGACGACCAACGTCATGCAGGCCACGTGGTTATTAGGGATGCTTTTCTACCTGGGGATCTTGCCCTGGGCGCGGTTTGCCTTTGCGCCCGTGCGCGAGCTCCTGGACCGTTGGGGAATCCCCGTGCCCAGTTGGCCCATTGCGCTAGTGACTCTGGGTTGGTTCATCATCTACGCCTCTGGAGGCTATACGAGCAGCGAAGTCCTCGAGTTGGTCATCGTCTTTCTGTTCGGCTGCGTGGCGGCCGAGTCGTTCTTCCGCTTTCGCGGCGCACTGGGTGTTCAGGAAGCGCGCATCCTGGGGGCCACGTTGGCCGTGGTTGCCGCACTGTTTCTGGTGTCGATCCCCTTGCAAGGTGGCGACTCGGACCTGCCCAGCGTGCGCAGTATGAATCTCACCCGCCAGGCGGCCGACGAGTACAAGGAGAACAACCTCGACGACGCGCGCCAGCACTACGAAGAGGCCCTGAAAATCTGGGAAGGCAACGGTATGGCGTGTTACGGGCTGGGCCGGGTCTTGATGTTGCAAGGCGACACAGCCAAGGCCATCGAACAGTTTGGCAGAGCCGTGCAGCTCGAGCCCGAATACCAAGAGGCCAAAGAGCAATTGGCCTTGGCCTACTGGAAAGACGGCCGCGTGGCGGATGCCATCCGCACGCTGCAGTCGATCATCGCCGAAAACGAACAGCATCTTGGCGCGACGAACTTCCTGGCATGGCTTTGGGCGACCACTCCCGATCAGTCGCTGCGCAATGGCAAGCAGGCCGTCGAGCTGGCGCGGCGCGTGTGCAACGCCGGCAAGCAGACTCCTGCCACTTATCTCGACACTTTGGCGGCAGCGCTTGCCGAGACGGGCGATTTTGAAAGCGCAATCAGCACGGCCCGACGTGCGGTCCAGGTGGCGCTCGAAGAAGGCAACGTGGCCTTGGCTGCGAAAATCCAAGACCGGGTCGCGTTGTACGAGATCAAGCAGCCCTATCGTGAGGTATCCGGCAAATGA